In Candidatus Binataceae bacterium, the genomic stretch ATGCTGGGCGACGACATGACGCTCAGCTCATACGCGGCGCGGATCCTTGAGCCGGGCGCGATCGAGATGGGCGCGCATGTCGATTACCCGTACTGGGCGATGCGCGGGCCGTTCACGGTACGGCCGGCGCTGATGCTCCAGGTTATCTGGCTGATGCAAGATTTCACCGCCGACAATGGCGCGACGATGGTCGTGCCGCGAAGCCAGCTCCGTTGCGCGTTTCCCGATCCGGCGGCCTTCGCGCGCGAGGCGCTGACGATCACCGGCAATGCCGGCAGCGCGATCGTCTCGCACGGGCTGCTGTGGCACGACACGGGCCAGAATCACACCGAAGCGCCGCGCGTGTCGATGCTCGTCAACTACGGCATGAAAATCATTCATCCGATGGAATCCGACATCGGCAAGGTCAGCGCCGAGGTGCTGGCGCGAGCGACGCCCAAGATGCGCCAGCTCCTCGGCCTCGAATTCCAAGCCTCGCTAGGCAACGACCTGAAGCGCCGCCGCACTACTTACAACGCATAGCGGGGTCGCCCTGAGAACATAGTAGCGCAAGCGTCCCACTTAAAATCCTAAGACTGTCAACTGGCTGTCATCGCGAGCGAAGTCGAGGGACCTTGGAGCCCCAAAGGGGCCGGTGCCAGACATCGCGCGAAGCACCTTCCTTATTGCCAAATAAAGGGCGCTATCGCGCCCCATGTCCGGAACCAGCCCCTTCGGGGCCACCGAGATCCTTCGACTCCGGCAGCCTCGGCTCAGAGTTTGTGAAGAAATGCCCGGGGTGCTCATGTCGCTGACTAGCGGCCCGTCCAATCCGTCATGGTGAGCGGAGTGAGCAGCGCGAACGCGCTCACCCTGCAAAAAGAAAACGGGCCCTCGATTTCTTCGAGCGCCCGCTTTTGATTGCTTCGCTGTCCGCGATTACTCGCCGGGGTAGGGCGTGATGCGCAGGTAGGGGCGCACAGTCTTGTAGCCCTTGGGGAACTTCTGCTTGATCACTTCGGGATCCTGGAGTGCCGGCACGATGATGCAATCGTCGCCTTTCTTCCAGTCGGCGGGCGTCGCCACCTGATGCTTGTCGGTGAGCTGCAGCGAATCGATCGCGCGGAGGATTTCCTGGAAGTTGCGGCCCGTGCTGGCAGGATAGGTCAGGATGAGCCGGATCTTCTTGTTGTGGTCGATAACGAAGACCGAGCGCACCGTGAGCGTGTCGTTCCATTCCGGATGGATCATGTCGTAGAGCTTGGCGACTTTCTTGTCGGAGTCGCCGAGCACGGGGAAGTTCATCTTCACGTGCTGGGTCTCTTCGATGTCGTTGATCCAGTTCTTGTGTGAGTTTACGTCGTCGACGCTGACGCCGATCGCCTTGATGTTGCGCTTGTCGAACTCGGGCTTGAGCCGCGCGACGGTGCCGAGTTCAGTGGTGCATACCGGGGTGAAATCCTTCGGATGCGAGAAGAGAATCGCCCACTTGTCGCCGATCCACTGATGGAAGTTGATCGAGCCCTCGGTCGATTCCTGCGTAAAGTCTGGCGCGACGCTGCCAATATGAAGTGCCATTTTTTTCCCCTGTGTCGTTAACTATGGAGTGAGCGGATGCCCTCGCGGCACCCGATCTTAATCCTTATAAGTCCTTGCCAAGTCTGAGGCGAGGGACGTTCAGAGCGAGCCAGAATCGATACGTGATAAAGGCTACTAAGTAAGTTATGTATCGGCGCATCCAGTCGGTCAAGAGGCGGGATGCGCCGGGGCGCGTCGCCTACTTCTTCTTGAGCTTGCCGAAATCCGGCTTGCGCTTTTCCAGGAATGCAGTGACGTATTCCTTGTGCTCGGCGCTGGTATAGCACTTCTCGAGCGCGAACATCTCAAAGCTCATCGCCGTTTCGAGCGTGCCTTCGAGGCCCTGGTAGAGCGCGCGCCGCGTCATCATCAGCGAAAACGGCGAGCACTGGAGGACATCGTTGATAAGTTCCTGCGTCGTCTGTTTGAATTGCGTCGCCGGCACGACCTGGCTCACGAGGCCCATCTCGAGGCACTGCTGAGCGGTGTACTGGCGCCCGGTCAGCATCATCTCGGCCGTTTTGGAGAGGCCGATCAGCTTCGGCATCAGATAGCTCGAGCCCAACTCGCTCATCAGGCCGACGCGCGGAAAGATCACGCCCATCTTGGCGTTGTCCGACGCGATGCGGATGTCGAACAGCAGCGTCAGCGTGCATCCCACGCCGAGCGCGTAGCCGTTGATCGCGGCGATTGAGGGCTTGCTGAGATTGCGCATCAGGCCGGGCAATGAGCCGCCGCGCTCGCGATGCTCGCTGCGCTGCTCCGCGTTGCCTTCGCGGGCCTTGATATTGTCGTTGAACATGGACATGTCGGCGCCGGCGCAGAAGGCGCGGTCGCCCGCCCCCGTCATCACGATGACGCGCACTTCGGGATCGGAGTCGGCGCGTGCGATCGCGTCGTACATCTCCCAGCCCATCGTCGCGGTGTAGGCGTTCATCTTGGCCGGGCGATTGAGCGTAATCGTCGCGACCGCGTTGGCGGCCTCATAGAGAATAGTCTCGTAAGCCATCGTGATGCCCTCCTGGGCAGAAAACGCACCGGTGCGTCGCACCGATGCGCGTTCGATTCGATCTGTGCTACGCGCGCTTTTTCTTGCTGCCCTTGCGTGCGACGCGGATTGCGGCCTTGATGCGTTTTTCGCGACGCTTGCGGCGGCGCTTGATTTCTCGTTGACGTTCGGATGCCATCGTTACCTCTTTCTAGTCGAGTGGGACGGTACGTTCCACCTTGGCGCCGGAATCAAGATGGATTCCATCCATTGTGGTGTACGGCTTGCCCTTGCCGGTCCGGTTCTCCACATAAACGTCGTAGTCGCCCGGGTCAAGTTTGAAGCGATGGATCGTGCCGGGGTCGCTGGCCTGGACCTGGGACTGGGTGCCCGCGCGCAGGACGACGACGCGCGTCGAATCGTTCATCGGAATCTTGCCGAGCACAGTCTGGATATCGAGCTGGGCGGGCACGACTTCATCCAAGGATAGAAACGCCTGCCGACCCGGTTTGAGCTCGAGCGCGTGCCAATCGTAGCCCTGCGGTGGGGCTTCGACTCTCACATCTACCAGAGCTGGGGCAAAAAGGTATTTGTCGCCCGTGACGAAGGCTGCGACCTTGGCGTGCGGCGGATTCGAGTCGGTGACGGTGACCTGGAAGCCGGGGTCCTTGCCTGTGCGATCCTTGGCGCTGACCTTCATCACGGCCACGTCGGTGATGAGCAGCGTGTGCGTGCGCCCGGCCTCGATCGTGACGCCGTTCTTGACGATATGGCCGCCGATAATCGGCAGCACGACCGAATAATCACCAGGCGGCAGATCGACGGTCGCGCCCGGCGCGATCTGGCCAACTTGATGCCCCGCCGCCATGATTTGCGCGGTGTTCATGGCGCCCGCGCCGATATCGCCCATGACATCAAGCTTGAGCTTTCCGGTCGCGCCGGCGATAGCAATCGAGGCCGCGACCACAAGGCTCACGCAGACCAGTAAGAGGAAGCGCAGCGCTCGCATATGAATCGAAGCATCGTAGCACAGCGCTGATACGGCGACAGATGCGGGCGAGCAGTCCGCCGAAATGCAAATTATTCACCTCAAGTCGCCGATTCTGCACATCTTCTATACCTTGCTGTTGATAAGCGGCGCTTGGATAATAGCTTCAGGCGGTGGGGCGAGGTTTTACTGGCGATGCGGGAACGCAGTTGCGCATTGGTGGTGGTGGGCAATGAAATCCTGTCCGGCAAGGTGCAGGATTCCAACGCCTATTTCGCCGCGCGCGAGCTGCGCAAGATCGGCGTCGCTCTTCAGCGTATCATCACGATTCCCGACGAGCTTCCAGTCATCGCGCAGGAAGTTGCCTACTGCTCGCAGAACTTTGACATCGTGATCACGTCGGGCGGAGTCGGCCCGACTCACGACGACGTCACGATCGAGGGTGTCGCGCGCGCCTTCGGGCGCAAGCTGGTAATTCATCCCTTACTCGAGCGGATCATCCGCGAGCATTTCCGCGATCGGCAGCTCGAGGCAGGCCTCAAGATGGCCGAGGTGCCCGAGGGCTCGATTCTCAACGAAGGCGGCGACGTTCGCTTTCCGACCGTTCAAATCGAAAACGTGTACGTGCTGCCGGGAATCCCGCAGCTCTTCGAGGCCAAGCTCTTCTCGCTCAAGGCCCGCTTTGCGACCGACCCGTACTTCATGCGCGCGATTTACTCGAGCGCGCACGAGGACGTGCTGGCGGAGCATCTGAACGCCTGTATGCGGGAGTTTCCCGAGCTGATGCTGGGCTCGTATCCGCGCATCGGACATCCGGAATATCGCGTCAAGCTCACGCTCGAGTCCAAGGATGAAGCCTATCTCGCACGCGCTTTTGCACACCTGATGAACCTGTTGCCTGGCGATGCGGTGGTGAAGACCGAATAATTTTTTTTGGAGGAAGGGGGCGGAGGTAATCGTCATGGAGAAAACGTTTAAAACCAAACTCGCGGTATTCGCGTCGGCGGCGTTGATCGTCGCGACGCTCGCACCGCTCGGCGGTATCGCCGGAGCGCAAACGGTGGGACAGGCGCAACCGAATGCGCAGGTGCCGCAACCCGATCAAAACAGCGTCAACTGGCCCGGCGCCGGCTATGGCGCGGGAGCGCTGTTCGGCAACGTGCTCTACATCCCGGCCAAGCTGACCTACGCGCTGCTCGGCGGGATCATCGGTGGCGGCACCTATCTCGTCACCGCCGGAAACACCCAGGCAGCGAATACTGTGTGGCGCAGCTCGCTCGGCGGTGACTATGTGTTAACGCCGCAGATGGTCGCGGGCAAGCAGCCGATTAACTTCAGCGGCCCGACCGCGACGCCGCCCCCGGTCAACCCCGCTGCGGGCGGATCGTCGTCGGCGAGCTCGAACGTCGCGCCGATCGAGCCGCTGCCGCCGACGACGGTGGGCTCGTCCTCTCCGTCAACCGGCTCCGGCCAGCCGCTGGATCACGGCAGCGGCCCCGCCAGCACGAGCATCGAGTAATCGTTAGCTGCGGCGCACGCGAAGAATCGCGCGCGCCGCACGTGCCAGCCAGCCTCTATTCGGAGATCCTGGCCGGCTGAGTGTCTTCGTGCCCTTTGTGGCGAGTGTTTTTGCTGTCTCGCCTTGAAGTGGCAGGCGCTTGAAACCGTCGAGTTCGCGCTCATCTTGAGCATGCAACAGGCGCGTCGTCGTCGCTTGCCCGCGAGCCTCACTTGGAAAATACTTTCATTCATGAAGCGGGTTCGGTTCCTTTACAAATCCACCTGAACTACGTGCCGCAACGCACGCGTGTTCGTGCGCAATCTCAAGGGTATCGAGATCGACGAGCGTGATTACGCCAAGGCACCGCTCAGTGCCGACGAGCTGCGCGAGATCTTTCATGATCGCGATCCGCGCGAGTTCCTCAGCACGCGCAGTCCCGCCTACAAGGCGATGGGACTCGCCGGGAAGTCGCTCACACCTGATGATGCGATCGCGCTGATGGCGAAAGATCCGAATCTGCTAAAGCGTCCGCTCGTGATCGCGGGCAAAGAAATCATCGCTGGATTCGATCGCGAGCGCCTCAGCCAGCTCGGCAAATAAGCCGCGCCGATTCTTTCCAAGCTAGATGCGCAGGACGGCTTTGCCGGAATAGTCGCGCGAAATCAGCTTGCGCGCGATATCGGCAACTTCGGTCCATGATGCTTCGAGCTCGATTGGCGCCTTGAGCTTGCCCTCGGCCGTCATCGCGACGAGCTGCGCGAGCTTTGCCGCCGGCATCTCGCGCTGAAATTCGTGCCTAAGCGTGACGCCATAGAGAGTCGCGCCCCCGGTGCGATAAAACGTGCCGGCGTCGAAGGTGACTGTCTCGGACTCACTCACGCCGAAGAGCACGCACGTCCCGCCCGGCGCGAGCATCGTGAGCGCGGCGCCCAGCGAAGCGCCGCCGACGGAATCCAGGATCAGATGGAACGGTGCGTGCGCTCGCGCTCCGGAAAGATTCGCTCCGACCGCGACGGTATCGGCGCCCATGCTGCGCACGAACGCTTCGTGACCTTCATCGCGAATCGCGGCGACGACGTGCGCGCCCATGTGACGCGCGATCTGACATGCGACGCTGCCGACACCGCCGCGCGCTCCATTTATCAACACGCGCTTGCCGGAAAGATCACCGCCCCTTGCGAGCGCGTGCAATGACGTCAATCCGGCGACCGGAAGTGTCGCCGCCTGCGCGAAGCTGACGGAATCGGGAAGCGTCGCCAGAAAAGGCGTCGGCACGGCGCTGAATTCGGCCCATCCGCCGCCGGGATCGAGCGCGACAACGCGCGTGCCGGCAGGCGGCCAGGCGCCGTCGGTCGCGGACTCGGCGATAGTGCCGGCGATATCCCATCCGAAGCGCGCTCCGTTCTGAGCGTTGGTGAGCGCAGTGCGAACCTCGCCACGATTGAGTGAGAAGCTCGCGACTTTGATTACCGGAACGCCCGGACCAGGTGTGGGCCGCGGAAATTCACGCAGGACGAATTTGCTGGGCGCGTTGTTATCAAACGTCACGGCGCGCATCGGCGCAGCTTTGGAAGCAGTATCGGCCATGGCAATCCTCCGAGATAGAACACCCAGCTCACGACGCGGCGAGCACAATATGTTCAGCGAACAGTTATGAGTGTTTTCTAATCGAGAGATTCGAGCCTTGCAAGCCGGTGAGGAGAGTATCTACTAAGGCGTCGATGAGTGCGCGGCGCTCGGAAAGCAGGTAGCCGGGCCGTGCGATCATGAGGGACACGAGCCCGTGTGCCGCCGTCCATATCGTCTGCGCGATCACGGTCATCTCGCCATCCTTGAGCGAACCCGCCGCGATCATCCGCGCCACAGCGTCGCGCAGCAGGAGAAACGACTTCATGCCGATGCCCTGCACTTCGAGGGGCAACTTGGGATTCTTGCGATGCGTGAACTTCGGCGCGCCGCGCCCCGCCATGAACGTGAGTTGGTATTCGTCTGGATGAGCTAGGCCGAAGTCGATGTACGCCTCAATCAACTGGCGCAGATGACGTGGCGAAGCGTCGAGTCCTTGGGCCACAGCGCGAAACTGTTCAGCGAGGCCGTCGAAGGTGGCGTGACATACGGCGTCGAGGATCTCGTCTTTGCTCCTGAAATAAACGTAGAGGCCCGTCTGCGACAGGCCGACGCGCGCGGCGAGCTTGCGCGTGGTGAAATTTTCGTAACCTTCCTTGAGGAACATCTGGCGCGCGGCGGTCAAAATCTCGCCGCGCCGCTCGTGGCCCGAGCCCCGCGGCTTGCGCGCACGTGGCGCACCTTTGAGCCGGAGCCTGGTACTCATCTCTTTGCTGGCAGCGTCGACATCGCTTGATTTTGGCACGACTCGCCAGAGCCGCGCGCTATCGCGGACGATACATGGACGACCCGCAGCGTCACAAGCCCTTCGATCAGGCTCGCTTGACTCGCGAAATCATCCCGCCTAGTTAAGTTATCGTCGAACACTGAGCGTCGAACACTATCCGCCAAAAAAGTGGAGGAGGGCAATGCGATGATTGAAGCGTCGAGATACATCATCTCAATCGCAACTGCGCTATGCGCGATCGTCACCGCCAGCACGCTCACGGCCGCATCGGCTTCGCAGCGCGATTTCGATGCGCTTTCGGGCGCGAGCTATATCTACATTGCCACCGTGCGCAAAGACGGCAACCAGAGCCGCGCTGTCCCGGTATGGTTCATCGGTAAGCCGGACGGCGAGATCCTTATCGATACCAACAGCACGAGCTGGAAAGCGCGGCGTATCCGGCGCGGCAGTCCGGTGCTCATTTGGATCGGCTCACGCTCGGGGCCTGCGTTTATTGGCAAAGCCGAATTCGTCAACGACCCCGCGGTGCGGGATTTCATGATCGAGCGGATTCCGAAGAAGTATTGGCTCGCATGGATGGGATTCTTTGGACCGAAGCGCGCGAAGTTCGATTCGGGCGCGGTCGTCACGATCCGGATCATGATCGAAAGTGACCTGGCCGCCGGCTTTCAGTCGCAGCCCGGCACCCCCGCGCCGGCGACGCCCGATAAAACCTCCGCGTCGGCCAGCAGAATCCAGAACTAACCACATCAGACACAAAGGGCACGAAGAAAGAACCTGTATAGAAGCGGTGCCGCGCCACTTCTACTTCGTGTCCTTTGTGAACTTTGTGGTTCGCCTGATGTCTGGAACGATCCGGAGGTCGGTCGCGGCGCCTCTCCTCCGTCGCGTGCAATACCTTGCCGCCGATGCTAACCCTTGAATGGTAAGGAGTTCCCCATGCCAATCTCTGACGATCTGGCTTTCGCGCCGGCTTATCGCCTGCTGGCGATGCTCAAGAGCCGCGAGATTTCCGCGGTCGAGTTGACGGACACATTCATCGAGCGAATTGAATCGCTCAACCACGGTATCAACGCTGTCGTCACGCTCGTCGAGGACCGCGCGGCGCGCGAGGCCGAGGACTCGGACAACCGGCTCGGCGGCAAAGGTGAGGTGCGCCCGCTCGAGGGTCTGCCGATAACGATCAAGGACTCGATCATCACCGAGGGCATTCGCTCGACGTGGGGCACGAAAAAATTTGAGCATCACGTCGCCACTTACGATGCGCCCACGGTCGCGCGATTGCGCGCTGCCGGCGCGATCATAATCTGCAAGACCAACACCCCCGAACTGACGATGGATTACGACTGCGACAACCCGCTGTTCGGGCAAACCAATAATCCGTGGGATCATTCGCGCGTCCCCGGCGGATCGAGCGGTGGCGAGGCGGCCGCACTCGCAAGCGGGATGGCGGCGCTCGGACTCGGCTCAGACTACGGCGGATCGATCCGCGTGCCGTCGCATTTCTGCGGTGTGACGGGCCTCAAACCTTCATGGGGAACGATTCCTGGCGCGGGGCACATGTCGCCGGGACCCGCCGCTCCGCCTCCTGTAGCGCACATGGCGACGATCGGACCGATGGCGCGCTATGTCGACGACCTCACGCTCGCCTACAACATCGTGCGCGGCGCCCATCCGAGCTCGCCGCACACGGTGCCCACGCCGGAAGCGCATCCCGAGCAGGTGAATATCAAGGAACTACGCTGCGCGCTGTTCACCGCCGCTTGCGGCACTCCGGTCGATTCCGATATTCGCGCTGCGGTCGAGCGCGCGGGCAAGGCGCTGCAGAAGCTCGGTGTCCCCGTCGATGAAGTAAAGCCCCCGATCGACGAGGGGCCGGAGATCTGGTGGCAATACGCGATGGCCGACGGGGGCAAGCTGATGCAGGCGCTGTTCGCCGGCCATGAGCATACGTTCCGCGACCGATTGAAGGCGCAAATGGGTGGCTCGTCGGGCGAGAAATCCGCCTCCGATTATTTCCTGATTGCGTTGCGTCGCGACGCCTGGCGCGTCCAGCTCGCCGAGTTCATGGAAAAGTATCCGATCATCATCGGGCCGCCATTCTGCTCGACGGCCTTCAAGCACGGCGCGCTCGAGGTCGATATCGACGGCAAGAACTACTCGCTCTACGAGGCCAACTGGCCCGTGATGTGGGGCAACTGCGCGGGCGTACCCGGCGTGGTCGTGCCGGCCGGCCTCGATCGCAACAAACTCCCGACGGGCGTGCAGGTGAACGGTCGAGCCTTCGGCGAAGAATCAGTGCTCGCAATCGCACGCGCCCTCGAGCACGAGCTCGGCGGCTTCAAGCGCCCACCGCTCTAAGCAGAAAGAAAAAAGATCACCACGAAGACATGAACCTCAAAGACACAAACGCCACCAAGAAGAAAAAATTCCTGCGAAGCGGCGTCGCGCCGCTTCGCTTGGTGCCTTTGTGTCCTTAGTGGTGAGTCTTCCTGTCTGAAAACAAACGGCTGGAGCATCGCCGCTCCAGCCGTTTTCATCGTTTCTGTGTGATT encodes the following:
- a CDS encoding enoyl-CoA hydratase-related protein translates to MAYETILYEAANAVATITLNRPAKMNAYTATMGWEMYDAIARADSDPEVRVIVMTGAGDRAFCAGADMSMFNDNIKAREGNAEQRSEHRERGGSLPGLMRNLSKPSIAAINGYALGVGCTLTLLFDIRIASDNAKMGVIFPRVGLMSELGSSYLMPKLIGLSKTAEMMLTGRQYTAQQCLEMGLVSQVVPATQFKQTTQELINDVLQCSPFSLMMTRRALYQGLEGTLETAMSFEMFALEKCYTSAEHKEYVTAFLEKRKPDFGKLKKK
- a CDS encoding phytanoyl-CoA dioxygenase family protein, which produces MNSGSEVANELIDGNGFALLPDLISRDQAHAARELLLDGENVALVPGAPSSNPKTRQRTIRGLLERGEIFERLVQHPAIMAVAEAMLGDDMTLSSYAARILEPGAIEMGAHVDYPYWAMRGPFTVRPALMLQVIWLMQDFTADNGATMVVPRSQLRCAFPDPAAFAREALTITGNAGSAIVSHGLLWHDTGQNHTEAPRVSMLVNYGMKIIHPMESDIGKVSAEVLARATPKMRQLLGLEFQASLGNDLKRRRTTYNA
- a CDS encoding peroxiredoxin yields the protein MALHIGSVAPDFTQESTEGSINFHQWIGDKWAILFSHPKDFTPVCTTELGTVARLKPEFDKRNIKAIGVSVDDVNSHKNWINDIEETQHVKMNFPVLGDSDKKVAKLYDMIHPEWNDTLTVRSVFVIDHNKKIRLILTYPASTGRNFQEILRAIDSLQLTDKHQVATPADWKKGDDCIIVPALQDPEVIKQKFPKGYKTVRPYLRITPYPGE
- a CDS encoding amidase, with the protein product MPISDDLAFAPAYRLLAMLKSREISAVELTDTFIERIESLNHGINAVVTLVEDRAAREAEDSDNRLGGKGEVRPLEGLPITIKDSIITEGIRSTWGTKKFEHHVATYDAPTVARLRAAGAIIICKTNTPELTMDYDCDNPLFGQTNNPWDHSRVPGGSSGGEAAALASGMAALGLGSDYGGSIRVPSHFCGVTGLKPSWGTIPGAGHMSPGPAAPPPVAHMATIGPMARYVDDLTLAYNIVRGAHPSSPHTVPTPEAHPEQVNIKELRCALFTAACGTPVDSDIRAAVERAGKALQKLGVPVDEVKPPIDEGPEIWWQYAMADGGKLMQALFAGHEHTFRDRLKAQMGGSSGEKSASDYFLIALRRDAWRVQLAEFMEKYPIIIGPPFCSTAFKHGALEVDIDGKNYSLYEANWPVMWGNCAGVPGVVVPAGLDRNKLPTGVQVNGRAFGEESVLAIARALEHELGGFKRPPL
- a CDS encoding TetR/AcrR family transcriptional regulator, which produces MSTRLRLKGAPRARKPRGSGHERRGEILTAARQMFLKEGYENFTTRKLAARVGLSQTGLYVYFRSKDEILDAVCHATFDGLAEQFRAVAQGLDASPRHLRQLIEAYIDFGLAHPDEYQLTFMAGRGAPKFTHRKNPKLPLEVQGIGMKSFLLLRDAVARMIAAGSLKDGEMTVIAQTIWTAAHGLVSLMIARPGYLLSERRALIDALVDTLLTGLQGSNLSIRKHS
- a CDS encoding pyridoxamine 5'-phosphate oxidase family protein, whose amino-acid sequence is MIEASRYIISIATALCAIVTASTLTAASASQRDFDALSGASYIYIATVRKDGNQSRAVPVWFIGKPDGEILIDTNSTSWKARRIRRGSPVLIWIGSRSGPAFIGKAEFVNDPAVRDFMIERIPKKYWLAWMGFFGPKRAKFDSGAVVTIRIMIESDLAAGFQSQPGTPAPATPDKTSASASRIQN
- a CDS encoding competence/damage-inducible protein A, giving the protein MRERSCALVVVGNEILSGKVQDSNAYFAARELRKIGVALQRIITIPDELPVIAQEVAYCSQNFDIVITSGGVGPTHDDVTIEGVARAFGRKLVIHPLLERIIREHFRDRQLEAGLKMAEVPEGSILNEGGDVRFPTVQIENVYVLPGIPQLFEAKLFSLKARFATDPYFMRAIYSSAHEDVLAEHLNACMREFPELMLGSYPRIGHPEYRVKLTLESKDEAYLARAFAHLMNLLPGDAVVKTE
- a CDS encoding zinc-binding dehydrogenase produces the protein MADTASKAAPMRAVTFDNNAPSKFVLREFPRPTPGPGVPVIKVASFSLNRGEVRTALTNAQNGARFGWDIAGTIAESATDGAWPPAGTRVVALDPGGGWAEFSAVPTPFLATLPDSVSFAQAATLPVAGLTSLHALARGGDLSGKRVLINGARGGVGSVACQIARHMGAHVVAAIRDEGHEAFVRSMGADTVAVGANLSGARAHAPFHLILDSVGGASLGAALTMLAPGGTCVLFGVSESETVTFDAGTFYRTGGATLYGVTLRHEFQREMPAAKLAQLVAMTAEGKLKAPIELEASWTEVADIARKLISRDYSGKAVLRI